A region from the Prinia subflava isolate CZ2003 ecotype Zambia chromosome 30, Cam_Psub_1.2, whole genome shotgun sequence genome encodes:
- the LOC134562682 gene encoding ribosomal protein S6 kinase alpha-4-like, with amino-acid sequence MSDLVSFRHCEIPWAVHTVCLPLFLLSSSAGDISVVLGSGTNPAGRECAPAVCEPEQGQCRAASEGIPLALRRSPDSGSGLHRAKFPCLDRLRGCPRGARGSAVERTRGQTAPGLRWQRRQRRQQQQRRQQQQRRQRLFGISELCDPPHLLFPLSLSHCPALSLLVSLSRSPQPLLVSPSRPFPLPLPGRAMPPAPLRPRAGLPRSRSRASPRGLAWARLWPCWRWRCWAGISAWGWGGIATLWLRLGRARPRPRCRPRARRRLLPGPAEDTRGAAAPAASAAASPARAPPLGSAAAGPEPPGPGAGGDARPGPLGGRSGAVSGPGPSADGRVSPAGKAQEALQDRYRLGSLLGRGGFGSVYSGTRVSDGAPVAIKCVPRDLIRLWGELPNGARAPLEIVLLDKVSAGCAGVIQLLEWLELPDSFLLVLERPERCQDLSAFLAERRFLPEEEARALFRQVLEAVRHCTSCGVLHRDIKPENILLDLATGELKLIDFGCGAFLQDTAYTQLAGTLSYSPPEWIQQQRYHGEAATIWSLGLLLYHLVVGKHPFRRGQQIIWGRILFPRWLSPGKEEALEKLCQVGLLLETPRTTSAGLCGC; translated from the exons gcaggcagggaatgtgCCCCGGCAGTGTGTgagcctgagcagggacaatgcAGAGCAGCAAGCGAGGGGATTCCTCTGGCACTGCGCAGGAGTCCGGACTCTGGgtctgggctgcacagggccaagttcccgtgtttggacaggctcaggggctgcccccgGGGCGCGCGGGGCTCGGCCGTGGAACGGACACGCGGACAAACGGCCCCGGGGCTTCGgtggcagcggcggcagcggcggcagcagcagcagcggcggcagcagcagcagcggcggcagcgaCTTTTCGGAATCTCCGAACTCTGCGACCCTCCTCACCTCCtgttccccctctccctctcccactgtCCTGCACTGTCTCTCTTGGTGTCCCTTTCCCggtctccccagcccctcttggTATCCCCGTCTCggcctttccctctccccctgccgGGCCGGGCCATGCCCCCGGCCCCCCtccggccccgggcggggctgccccgttcccgttcccgggCGTCCCCCCGCGGTCTCGCCTGGGCCCGGCTCTGGCCGTGCTGGCGGTGGCGCTGCTGGGCCGGgatcagtgcctggggctggggcggcATCGCCACCCTTTGGCTGCGCCTGGGCCGGGCACGGCCTCGGCCCCGGTGCCGACCCCGAGCCCGGCGCCGCCTCCTCCCGGGCCCCGCGGAGGACACACGcggcgcggccgctcccgccgcctccgcTGCGGCTTCCCCGGCCCGAGCTCCGCCGCTCGGCAGCGCAGCCGCCGGCCCCGAACCGCCGGGGCCCGGCGCGGGTGGGGATGCCCGGCCCGGGCCGCTCGGGGGGCGCTCGGGGGCCGTGTCtggccccgggccgagcgctgacGGCCGCGTGTCGCCCGCAGGGAAGGCgcaggaggccctgcaggacCGGTACCGGCTGGGTTCGCTGCTGGGGCGCGGAGGATTCGGCAGCGTCTACTCGGGGACACGAGTGTCGGACGGCGCCCCG GTGGCCATCAAATGCGTGCCGCGGGATCTCATCCGGCTCTGGGgcgagctg CCCAACGGCGCCCGTGCGCCCCTGGAGATCGTGCTGCTGGACAAGGTGTccgctggctgtgctggtgtcatTCAGCTCCTGGAGTGGCTTGAGCTCCCCGACAGCTTCTTGTTGGTGCTGGAGCGTCCGGAGCGGTGCCAGGACCTGTCGGCTTTCCTGGCGGAGCGGAGGTTCCTGCCGGAGGAGGAGGCGCGGGCGCTGTtccgccaggtgctggaggccgtgcggcactgcaccagctgcgggGTCCTGCACAGGGACATCAAGCCCGAGAACATTCTGCTCGACCTGGCCACCGGAGAGCTCAAACTCATCGACTTTGGCTGTGGCGCCTTCCTCCAAGACACAGCCTACACCCAACTTGCAG GAACCCTGTCCTACAGCCCACCAGAGTGGATCCAGCAGCAGCGCTACCACGGCGAGGCAGCAACGATCTGGTCCCTGGGCCTCCTGCTGTACCACCTGGTCGTGGGGAAGCACCCGTTCAGGAGGGGCCAGCAGATCATCTGGGGCCGCATCTTGTTCCCACGATGGCTCTCTCCAG ggaaggaggaggccCTGGAGAAGCTCTGtcaggtggggctgctgctggagacaccaAGGACAACCTCAG CCGGGCTCTGcgggtgctga